The following are from one region of the Trichoderma breve strain T069 chromosome 5, whole genome shotgun sequence genome:
- a CDS encoding actin interacting protein 3 domain-containing protein, producing the protein MQPQASAAQRAYSQRRSPGAMDPGPPPNVSVRAISPGIPPGNPQRASNVSIRSAPSSSGSRRTTREGSSGSGSGSNMPLSQIEKSVTHLLVATKQLLETLTQWSRGQATDAQVSDVYVRLGYEFNMACRAFTAINVDTSDLGNVPDLLRSILEACLSQEASAESLEKYLPRIRDIIINLLHGLKRKQQRLRQKQGRDRDGSAVPERTTSVSTVGSGSGLTNMLEDMDSHRSSSHRPGSGPQQNGGSSPTRRFNADRDQSRGSVASEVSSASSTTMQSIPVVPPYPTDDSSLPAGPPAPELNIDAFPPPPPPPPDKTSSALAALQKGGDLERRASRRYSQYQISKHLGGSGNVVPMLPSQTGPTPNRGRKEARESLRAVQSRESVRHSRTASQIKAGSTFDNSPIRVPTRVEEEALPHQPSVVVESPSVQTPDDKYAPSATLSGPLNDSNPFMTEAPRPGSKKEQKTKLDDAPTSTSHPAESKPNEPYFQVSPPPTPTKDLTLFLQYKSKVKKIVLPEGRDELSIGRLQLAFIEKFSWNTQQNGTDLPEIYIQDPVSGVRHELEDLSDIKDRTVLVLNVEPLDEVKRHIDEGMFALTKIVREEAAKEMAQIVLEQAQQMPLPATDGTKTLLGAGRKLDSGQMGEIQSLRRDLAVLRQTYSTFQSEIQTSMSTLRTKAANVKSVAAKAAIPSMDGDAGYAYVSNGRKQLNADSDRLVAKVDDLQDLIEDLRKDVVHRGVRPLPRQLEGVAKDVTNLSKELKAMEDYMHKEKPIWTKIWEKELEDVCQGRDELRIMEELLIDLRDDLEKASETFTLVEQATKEQMKDSGTGHSASTARTFSKGLNNLGNSLNQNAAKEDMLGEVRALQPNHQDRLEAIERAEKLRQKELKNRNDNALHREIHAFVAEGKLKKSGGFEEVERARIAKDEKIRREVWERMNGYVAGDDEEEEEEEEEEEEEEGEEEGEEVAEEETNEGGNGSQPGSPKKTDAATAANES; encoded by the exons ATGCAGCCGCAAGCTTCTGCAGCCCAGAGGGCGTATTCGCAGCGGCGATCCCCAGGCGCGATGGATCCTGGGCCTCCACCCAACGTTTCGGTGCGAGCCATCTCTCCTGGCATCCCGCCCGGCAACCCCCAGCGGGCATCCAACGTTTCCATCAGATCCGCTCCGTCCAGCAGCGgttcaagaagaacaacTCGCGAG GGTTCATCCGGATCGGGAAGCGGCTCCAACATGCCCTTATCGCAAATCGAAAAGAGCGTCACTCACCTCCTTGTAGCCAccaagcagctgcttgagACGCTGACACAGTGGTCGCGCGGCCAAGCAACGGATGCGCAAGTCTCCGACGTCTATGTGCGATTAGGCTATGAGTTCAACATGGCTTGCCGGGCCTTTACGGCCATCAACGTCGACACCTCCGACCTCGGTAACGTCCCCGATCTACTGCGAAGCATTCTCGAGGCCTGCCTGAGCCAAGAAGCGAGCGCcgagagcttggagaaaTATCTACCTAGGATTCGagatatcatcatcaacctgCTCCACGGTTTGAAACGGAAACAGCAGAGATTGCGCCAGAAGCAAGGGCGTGATAGGGATGGCTCCGCTGTACCAGAGAGAACCACCAGCGTCAGCACCGTCGGAAGTGGAAGCGGTTTGACCAATATGCTGGAAGACATGGACAGCCACCGATCGAGTTCACATCGACCAGGATCGGGTCCGCAGCAGAATGGTGGATCATCGCCCACGCGGCGCTTCAACGCTGATCGAGACCAATCTAGGGGTTCGGTCGCTTCAGAGGTGTCGTCTGCTTCAAGCACCACCATGCAGAGCATTCCCGTTGTACCGCCCTACCCGACAGACGACTCGTCTCTGCCCGCAGGGCCACCGGCACCAGAACTCAACATCGACGCTTttccaccgccgcctccgccacCACCGGATAAGACATCGAGTGCCCTGGCGGCGCTGCAAAAGGGTGGTGatttggagagaagagcgtCCCGAAGATATTCTCAGTACCAGATTTCAAAGCATCTTGGTGGATCCGGAAATGTCGTCCCTATGCTGCCCTCACAGACTGGGCCGACGCCGAACAGAGGAAGgaaagaagcgagagaatCTCTACGCGCCGTCCAGTCGCGCGAATCCGTTCGACACAGTCGGACCGCATCCCAGATCAAGGCCGGCTCCACCTTCGACAACTCTCCTATTCGAGTACCTACTCGGGTAGAAGAGGAGGCCTTGCCTCACCAGCCATCAGTTGTTGTCGAAAGCCCATCTGTGCAAACTCCAGATGACAAGTATGCCCCCAGCGCGACTCTTTCCGGCCCTTTGAACGATTCCAATCCTTTCATGACTGAAGCCCCACGCCCGGGATCCAAGAAGGAACAGAAAACCAAGCTAGACGATGCCCCTACATCAACTTCTCATCCCGCCGAGTCAAAGCCAAACGAGCCCTACTTCCAGGTTTCGCCCccgccgacgccgacgaaGGACCTGACACTCTTCCTCCAGTACAAGTCAAAGGTTAAGAAGATTGTTCTGCCCGAAGGTCGCGACGAACTTTCTATTGGGCGCCTACAGCTGGCATTCATCGAGAAGTTTTCATGGAACACCCAGCAAAACGGGACTGATCTACCAGAGATCTATATCCAGGATCCTGTGTCCGGTGTGCGACACGAGCTGGAAGATCTAAGCGACATCAAGGACCGAACTGTTTTGGTGCTCAACGTGGAGCCGCTGGATGAAGTTAAACGGCACATTGATGAGGGCATGTTTGCGCTCACTAAGATTGTTCGAGAG GAGGCGGCCAAGGAGATGGCCCAGATCGTCTTGGAGCAGGCCCAACAGATGCCCTTACCAGCTACGGACGGAACAAAGACGCTCTTGGGAGCCGGCCGAAAGCTCGACAGTGGCCAGATGGGAGAAATACAAAGTCTGCGGCGCGACCTCGCTGTTCTCCGACAAACCTACTCAACTTTCCAGTCTGAGATCCAGACTTCCATGTCCACTCTTCGCACCAAGGCCGCCAATGTCAAGTCTGTGGCTGCCAAGGCCGCGATCCCTAGCATGGACGGAGATGCCGGTTACGCCTATGTTTCCAACGGCCGGAAACAACTTAACGCCGACTCCGACCGATTGGTCGCCAAGGTTGACGATCTCCAAGATTTGATAGAAGATTTGCGAAAGGATGTTGTGCACCGTGGTGTCCGACCGCTACCTCGACAACTTGAAGGCGTTGCTAAGGATGTTACAAATCTTTCCAAGGAGCTGAAGGCAATGGAAGACTACATGCACAAGGAGAAGCCAATCTGGACCAAGATTTGggagaaggagcttgaagaCGTCTGCCAAGGTCGTGATGAGCTGCGCATtatggaggagctgcttaTCGATCTGCGCGACGACTTGGAGAAGGCATCAGAGACCTTTACGCTCGTTGAGCAGGCTACAAAGGAGCAGATGAAGGACAGTGGAACGGGTCACAGTGCTAGTACTGCCCGTACTTTTTCCAAAGGCTTGAACAACCTTGGCAACAGTCTCAACCAGAAcgctgccaaggaggatATGCTGGGCGAAGTTCGAGCTCTACAACCTAATCACCAGGACCGTCTAGAGGCAATCGAGCGCGCCGAGAAACTCCGACAGAAGGAGTTGAAGAACCGTAACGACAATGCACTTCATCGCGAGATTCACGCCTTTGTTGCTGAAGGCAAGCTGAAGAAGTCTGGAGGTTTCGAAGAAGTTGAGCGCGCCCGAATTGCCAAAGACGAGAAGATTCGACGTGAGGTTTGGGAGCGGATGAACGGCTATGTTGCTGgggacgacgaagaggaagaagaagaagaggaggaggaggaagaggaggagggcgaagaggaaggagaagaggtTGCAGAGGAGGAAACCAACGAGGGCGGCAATGGAAGCCAACCTGGTTCGCCCAAGAAGACGGATGCCGCCACGGCAGCCAACGAATCGTAA
- a CDS encoding sugar transporter domain-containing protein, translated as MDSSQAPLISSNRHDDDAPYDAVDDEPGSRASPAKATDGHPGLFVLILTFAAGISGLLFGYDTGVISATLVSIGKALSDRDLTSMDKSIITSSTSLFALLISPFSSIIADRLGRKRVILYADVLFIVGAVLQAVSSTVPVMVAGRCIIGAAVGAASFVVPLYIAEIAPSSYRGRLVTINVLFITLGQMAAYIIGWALSTYASKETGWRWMVGLGALPAGLQGALVAFMPETPRWLVNGVQGRFDGTADAIIKEIEIEVREEEEARHLQDRQASGPWKGLAIACLLQGLQQLCGFNSLMYFSATIFSIMGFESPTLTSLIVAITNFVFTLIALGLIDRIGRRRILLYSIPFMALGLLLAAAGFSYLSLEPSPVTRDDDATAPAGEGNVPWMQSELFPLSVRSVGSGVATATNWAANFAVGLTFLPLMDALSPSWTFVLYAAVCAVGYGLVWRIYPETAGLSLEEATALLDNGWGVRR; from the exons ATGGATAGCTCCCAGGCGCCGCTGATCTCGAGCAACCGCCACGATGACGATGCGCCATACGATGCCGTTGACGACGAGCCTGGATCGAGAGCTTCCCCAGCGAAGGCGACGGACGGCCATCCTGGCCTGTTTGTTTTGATTTTAACCTTTGCTGCCGGCATAAGTGGACTCTTGTTCGGAT ATGATACCGGTGTCATATCTGCCACGCTCGTCTCGATTGGAAAGGCGCTGTCGGACCGAGATCTTACTTCGATGGACAAGTCGATCATCACGTCGTCAACCTCTTTGTTTGCGCTTCTCATATCGCCGTTCTCGTCCATCATTGCCGACCGGCTAGGCCGCAAACGAGTCATTCTATACGCCGATGTTCTGTTCATCGTCGGGGCAGTTCTACAAGCCGTCAGCTCTACTGTGCCGGTCATGGTAGCCGGCCGCTGCATTATTGGCGCCGCGGTGGGAGCGGCAAGCTTTGTGGTGCCTCTATACATTGCCGAGATTGCGCCGTCGTCATACAGAGGCCGTCTGGTGACTATCAATGTGCTCTTCATCACGCTTGGGCAGATGGCGGCGTACATCATTGGCTGGGCGCTGTCTACATATGCGTCAAAAGAGACTGGGTGGCGGTGGATGGTGGGATTGGGTGCGCTACCGGCGGGTTTGCAGGGTGCTCTTGTCGCCTTCATGCCAGAGACACCGCGCTGGTTG GTCAATGGCGTCCAAGGACGATTTGATGGCACTGCAGATGCTAttatcaaggagattgagattgaagtccgcgaagaggaagaggcacggcatcttcaagacCGCCAGGCATCAGGCCCTTGGAAGGGACTCG CTATTGCGTGTCTCCTACaggggctgcagcagctgtgTGGTTTT AACTCGCTGATGTATTTCTCGGCCACCATATTCTCCATCATGGGGTTTGAGAGTCCTACACTGACATCTCTCATCGTTGCGATTACTAACTTTGTCTTTACGCTTATTGCCCTGGGCCTCATCGACCGTATCGGCCGCCGACGCATCTTGCTATACTCGATACCCTTCATGGCTTTGGGCCTGCTGTTAGCCGCAGCCGGTTTCTCATATCTATCTCTGGAACCGTCACCAGTAACTcgtgatgacgatgccacGGCACCAGCAGGCGAAG GCAACGTGCCATGGATGCAGAGCGAGCTGTTTCCTTTGTCTGTCCGTTCAGTGGGCAGCGGAGTTGCGACGGCAACCAACTGGGCAGCAAACTTTGCTGTTGGCTTGACATTTCTGCCGCTGATGGATGCACTGAGTCCGTCGTGGACGTTTGTTCTTTACGCGGCGGTCTGTGCCGTTGGGTATGGCCTTGTTTGGCGGATATATCCCGAGACGGCCGGTTTGAGTCTGGAGGAGGCCACGGCGTTGCTAGACAACGGATGGGGCGTGCGACGATGA
- a CDS encoding IKI3 family domain-containing protein, translating to MRNLRNLRFGRWRHPDITAACWDPENDEIVCTIGPTAENPTIELVRLSDADSINRRVLTRWDAPSPNPDLLVDRIVNIHHLSGSGTTCLVLEGGDIITVREDLSTSHVHIEIMGSIDAGIAAARWSPDEELLAVVTKADTVVLMGGAFDPVAEITMTEEDLKASKHVSVGWGKKETQFQGRGAKALRDPTIPEKVDQGLPSTNEDGAVSISWRGDGAFVAINSVQEGFRRVIRVYSREGELDSASEPVDGFEGALSWRPSGNLIAGIQRLTDRVDVVFFERNGLRHGQFTLRSPNGTTLDTSDARIRLEWNSDSTVLAVILSDTIQLWTMGNYHWYLKQEIAMEPGFTCLAWHSEKALRFAAASAGSLILAEQIFHTSRGSCRLPNDNGVVAVIDGETVKITPFRTANVPPPMALFEVKAESSVVDVAFGHQNSSFAVLHQKGVDLYELPLKNGRSTRPVERLKLPFDTPNMPEHHMPLRICWVSDNSLRCMGYQDDLGHLQLVVSTGEGNSAEISMLDSSLTLAATATRDDDSTVESYGQDQSGKLYKLSTSGDDLLPIQFTTQLPWFEVSKHDDVEMAFGLSRSGHIFANSRLLAKNCTSFIVTPNHLIFTTSNHFVKYVHLVADVEDLEVPADDPEKDERCRSVERGSRLVTAMPTNMSIVLQMPRGNLETIFPRAMVVAGIRSLIEEKNYARAFSYCRSQRVDMNILYDHKPEQFLSCVGLFLDQLKEVSYIDLFLSSLREEDVTQTMYQDTKRTKAQPYGINAAPEALPSQKPHGSKVNAICDAVLKALQSHKATHLQNIISAHVCKVPPAMDDGLTLVAELMQEDEKLAEKAVEHICFLVDVNRVYENALGLYNLDLALLVAQQSQRDPREYLPFIQNLHVLSELRRKFEIDDHLARRQKALTHLQALDAFDELCNYTSKHDLYQDSLKLYRYDPPRLKTLTEIYAIYLESKSQYREAGLAYESIKNYAKATSCYRSAGATCWQECLFTAYQQDPPLSADNKAELATALADALWEAKDFSSAATIHLDYLASLEMAVKCLCRGYHFAEAIRLVIQNSRPDLLESAIDVGLAEALGRTTEFLADCKAQLRAQVPRVAELRLKAAEDPLAFYEGERAGGMDIPDDVSIAASSRVSTSASLFTRYTGKAGSVGTAGTGVSRATSKNRRREEKKRARGRKGTVYEEEYLVNSVRRLVERVEASKSEVERLVFALVRRGMAERARAAETLMADVTEACEASVREVFAVSAEQQQQQQQDQQQAAAVNEWKATGGEGVFQEWMQEQGKKMEPPVISGMKKLALLG from the exons ATGCGCAACCTTCGCAACCTCCGATTCgggagatggcggcatcCCGACATCACCGCCGCCTGCTGGGATCCCGAGAATGACGAGATTGTGTGCACCATCGGGCCGACTGCCGAGAATCCGACGATTGAGCTGGTCAGATTGTCGGATGCTGATTCCAT AAACCGCCGCGTACTCACTCGATGGGATGCGCCCAGTCCCAACCCCGATCTCCTCGTCGACCGCATCGTCAATATCCACCACCTGAGTGGCAGTGGTACAACATGTCTCGTTCTCGAAGGCGGAGATATCATTACAGTTAGAGAGGATCTTTCGACCAGCCATGTTCACATTGAGATTATGGGATCTATTGATGCCGGAATTGCGGCTGCACGATGGTCCCCGGACGAGGAACTGCTTGCCGTGGTCACCAAGGCCGACACTGTTGTCCTCATGGGAGGCGCTTTCGACCCCGTTGCCGAAATCACCATGACAGAGGAGGATCTCAAGGCGTCAAAACACGTCTCTGTTGGATGgggtaaaaaagaaacacagTTCCAGGGCCGCGGCGCAAAGGCCCTACGAGATCCCACGATACCTGAGAAAGTCGACCAGGGCCTTCCGAGCACCAACGAGGACGGGGCGGTATCCATTAGCTGGCGTGGAGACGGCGCGTTTGTGGCCATCAACTCGGTCCAAGAGGGCTTTCGACGAGTCATCAGGGTGTATTCACGTGAGGGAGAGCTCGACAGCGCTAGCGAGCCCGTCGATGGCTTTGAAGGTGCTCTGAGCTGGAGACCGTCCGGCAACCTCATTGCTGGTATTCAGCGCTTGACGGATCGAGTTGatgttgtcttttttgagCGCAACGGCTTACGACATGGACAGTTCACTTTGCGATCGCCGAACGGGACGACTTTGGATACCAGTGACGCCCGCATCCGACTCGAGTGGAACTCAGATTCGACAGTCTTGGCAGTCATTCTCTCGGATACCATCCAGCTATGGACCATGGGCAACTACCACTGGTATCTCAAGCAAGAAATTGCCATGGAGCCAGGATTTACCTGCCTAGCGTGGCATTCAGAAAAAGCCCTCCGgtttgcagcagcatccgCCGGGAGCCTCATCCTGGCCGAGCAAATCTTCCACACGTCCCGGGGTTCATGCCGGCTGCCCAACGACAACGGCGTAGTTGCTGTCATCGATGGTGAGACTGTCAAGATTACTCCCTTTCGCACTGCCAACGTGCCTCCTCCTATGGCCCTGTTTGAGGTCAAGGCGGAATCCTCTGTTGTTGATGTAGCATTTGGACACCAAAACTCCTCATTCGCAGTCCTGCATCAGAAAGGCGTGGATCTTTACGAATTGCCTTTGAAGAACGGAAGGTCTACTAGGCCAGTGGAGAGGCTCAAGCTCCCCTTTGATACCCCTAATATGCCAGAGCACCACATGCCCCTAAGAATCTGCTGGGTGTCCGACAACAGCCTGCGTTGTATGGGCTACCAAGATGACCTGGGCCATCTGCAGCTGGTTGTATCTACTGGCGAAGGAAATTCTGCCGAGATTAGCATGCTGGACAGCAGCCTGACCCTGGCAGCCACCGCAACACGGGACGATGACTCTACCGTGGAAAGCTACGGCCAAGACCAGTCCGGCAAATTGTATAAGCTCTCTACTTCTGGCGACGACCTTCTTCCCATTCAATTCACGACACAGCTTCCATGGTTCGAAGTCAGcaagcatgatgatgttgagatggCTTTTGGTCTTTCAAGATCGGGCCACATCTTTGCAAACTCTAGACTGTTGGCCAAGAACTGCACTTCCTTCATTGTTACACCAaaccatctcatcttcaccactAGCAACCACTTTGTCAAGTACGTGCACCTGGTGGCAGATGTCGAGG ATTTGGAGGTTCCTGCCGATGATCCTGAAAAGGATGAGCGATGTCGCAGCGTGGAGCGTGGTTCTCGTCTAGTTACCGCAATGCCAACCAACATGAGCATCGTGCTCCAGATGCCACGAGGTAACCTGGAAACTATCTTCCCCAGAGCCATGGTAGTTGCTGGCATTAGAAGCCTCATTGAGGAAAAGAATTATGCTCGTGCCTTTTCATACTGTCGATCGCAGCGAGTCGATATGAACATTCTGTATGACCACAAGCCTGAGCAGTTCCTCTCATGTGTTGGACTCTTCTTGGACCAACTAAAGGAGGTTTCCTACATCGATCTCTTCCTCTCATCGCTCAG GGAGGAAGATGTTACGCAGACCATGTATCAAGACACCAAGCGGACAAAAGCTCAGCCCTACGGTATCAACGCGGCCCCTGAAGCTCTGCCTTCACAAAAGCCTCACGGCTCCAAGGTCAATGCCATCTGTGACGCAGTTCTCAAGGCCCTTCAGTCTCACAAGGCGACTCATCTTcaaaacatcatctccgcTCACGTCTGCAAGGTCCCTCCTGCGATGGATGATGGACTGACGCTCGTCGCTGAACTCAtgcaagaagatgaaaagcttgCAGAAAAGGCTGTGGAGCACATTTGCTTCCTGGTAGATGTCAACCGGGTGTATGAGAACGCCCTAGGCCTATACAATCTTGATCTTGCTTTGCTCGTTGCACAGCAGTCTCAGCGAGACCCGAGAGAATACCTCCCCTTCATTCAAAACCTCCATGTCCTTTCCGAGCTTCGTCGCAAGTTTGAGATTGACGACCATCTTGCCCGCCGACAAAAGGCCCTGActcatcttcaagctctgGATGCGTTCGACGAGCTGTGTAATTACACTAGCAAGCACGACCTCTACCAAGATTCCCTAAAACTCTACCGATACGACCCACCGCGCTTAAAGACTCTGACCGAAATTTATGCCATCTATCTAGAGTCCAAGTCTCAATACCGGGAAGCTGGCCTGGCATATGAATCAATCAAGAACTATGCCAAAGCTACCAGCTGCTACCGCTCAGCCGGCGCCACATGCTGGCAAGAATGCCTCTTCACTGCCTACCAACAAGATCCCCCTCTCTCCGCAGACAACAAAGCCGAGCTTGCCACCGCCCTTGCAGATGCTCTCTGGGAGGCAAAGGACTTTTCCTCTGCCGCCACCATTCATCTCGATTACCTTGCTTCGCTCGAGATGGCTGTCAAGTGTCTCTGCCGCGGCTACCATTTCGCTGAAGCCATCCGTCTTGTCATTCAGAACTCACGTCCTGACCTTCTTGAGTCTGCCATTGACGTCGGGCTCGCTGAGGCTCTTGGTCGAACTACGGAGTTTTTGGCCGACTGCAAAGCTCAGCTCCGCGCACAGGTCCCTCGCGTTGCTGAACTAAGactcaaggctgctgaagaCCCTCTTGCGTTCTACGAGGGCGAGCGTGCTGGTGGGATGGACATCCCTGATGATGTCTCCATCGCAGCAAGTTCGCGCGTAAGCACTTCGGCGAGTTTGTTCACGCGATATACTGGCAAGGCAGGCAGTGTTGGTACCGCCGGCACGGGCGTCAGCAGAGCTACCAGCAAGAACCGAAGgcgagaggagaagaagcgtgCTCGAGGGCGAAAGGGCACTGTTTACGAGGAGGAGTATCTTGTCAACAGCGTGCGACGACTGGTCGAGCGTGTGGAGGCGTCCAAGTCCGAGGTGGAGAGGCTGGTGTTTGCTCTCGTGAGAAGAGGTATGGCGGAGCGTGCTCGCGCGGCGGAGACGCTCATGGCAGATGTCACGGAGGCGTGTGAGGCTTCTGTGAGGGAAGTATTTGCCGTGTCggcggagcagcagcagcaacaacagcaggaTCAACAacaggctgctgctgtgaaTGAGTGGAAAGCTACGGGTGGCGAGGGCGTGTTCCAGGAGTGGATGCAAGAGcagggcaagaagatggagccgcCGGTGATATCAGGGATGAAGAAACTAGCATTGTTGGGATGA